The following is a genomic window from Geobacillus subterraneus.
CGTGTTGGCGGTGCTGCTCCGTTCGCTCATCATGCCGCTGTATTTGATGCTGTCGCTTGTATTAACCTATTACACATCCATGGCTGTCACCGAGCTGATTTTCGTCAACGGCCTCGGCTATGCCGGTTTGAACTGGGCAGTATCGTTTTTCGCCTTCGTTTTGCTTATGGCGCTCGGCATCGATTACAGCATCTTCCTGATGGACCGGTTCAACGAATATCGCGGCCGGCCGGTGAAAGAGGCGATGCTGTCAGCGATGGGACATATGGGAACGGTCATCATCTCGGCCGCCGTCATTTTGGGCGGGACGTTTGCCGCGATGTATCCGTCCGGCGTTCTGTCGCTCTTGCAAATCGCGACGATTATATTGACAGGGCTTTTGCTTTACGCTCTAGTCGTTCTCCCGCTGTTTGTCCCCGTCATGGTCCGCACGTTCGGCCGCGCCAACTGGTGGCCATTCCGGCAGCCGGTGAGCGAAGCGGATGGGCTGGAACAGCAGAAAATTAGTTAAAATGACCGGTTGCTGCCGCTCCCAAATGATTCGGGAAGCGGCTTTCTTTTTTCGCGGGGCGGTGAACAGCAGCGGTTTTTCCTCACCGTGAGCGAACGAGCGAAACGGCAAGGTTTTTCGATTGGCACAGGATGCGGTGAAGCGGCATGTTCCCTGCAATCGCTGCGCTCTTAGGCATGGTTTGCGCCATCATAGTGACATTTCCGTTTCATAAGCATATTTTTTTCGTTTTCGCTCAATGTAAAGTATGATGAGAAGCAGAGAACATTCCAGACTGGAAAGGAGGAAGGCGGGCATGACGAAACGAGTGCTTATGGTGGTGACGAACCATACGACGATCACCGACGACCACAAAACCGGGCTTTGGCTTGAAGAGTTTGCCGTGCCGTATTTGGTGTTTAAAGAAAAAGGGTATGACGTGAAAGTGGCGAGCATCAAAGGCGGCGACGTGCCGTTGGATCCGCGCAGCATCAATGAGAAAGACCCGTCTTGGGCCGAGGCGGAAGCGGCGCTGAAAAACACGGCACGTTTAAGCAAAGATGACGCGAACGGATTTGACGCCATTTTTCTCCCCGGGGGACACGGGACGATGTTCGATTTCCCGGACAACGAAACGCTGCAATACGTGTTGCAGCAATTCGCCGAAGACGGCCGGATCATCGCCGCTGTCTGCCATGGGCCGTCAGGGTTGGTGAACGCGACATACAAAGACGGGACGCCGATCGTGAAAGGGAAAACGGTCACCTCGTTTACCGATGAGGAAGAACGCGAGGTCGAACTTGATGTGCATATGCCGTTTTTGCTTGAGTCGACCTTGCGCCTGCGCGGGGCGAATTTCGTCCGCGGCGAGAAATGGACCGATTTCTCGGTGCGCGACGGCAACTTGATCACCGGGCAAAACCCGCAATCGAGCCGGAGCACGGCGGAAAAAGTCGTCGCGGCGCTCGAAGAACGGGCATGAGAGGGCGACTGACAGACACTTGAACGAGCAAGGACGGCCGTCCATGGAAAGCCGCTGCCTCTCTTTTATGTGCCGTCTCCGGTCGTTGGTCATCGGTAACCTAGGGGAAAAGGCTGTCCGAAACAACCGGTTCGCCGGATTGGATCGGACAGCCTTTTTCGCTGGTTGCGTGCTGAAAATACTTGCAAAAACGAAGACACGCGGGAAAGAGGGAAAACCGCGTCGTTCAGCCGCGGCGGGCCGGCCGTCGCAGCGACGCTAACGTTTCCCATGGACGCGGATCGAAACGATTACCGGCGCTTGGCGATGGCAAGCGCCTTTTTCGTATTGGCAAAATGAAGCTTGGCGCACGTCTCAAGCATCTCTTCCCCACGCAGGCGGATGATCCGGGCCGCGGCTTCATCGACGACAGCACCGGCGCCTTTCGGGAGCGGGAAGCCGGTGGTGCGCGATAATCGCTCCATCTCTTCTAAAAACACATAGCGGGCGATGATCGAAGCGGCGGCGACGGCTACGTGGACACTTTCCGCCTTTGGGAGGCAATGCACCCGCTCGTGGACGATGCAGTCTTCCTCAGCAAGGTAGCGGAAATACGAGTCGCGTTCTAAAAATTGGTCGATGATGATCGCTTCCGGTTCGATCGGCGCGATAGCGTCAACGAGTTTGGCGAGCGTCCGGTTGTGAAGGAGCGCCTTCATTTTCGTCTGCGGCATGCCGCTTCGCTGCCAGCGGTTATATTCGGCGTTAGTTAGCACGGTGACGGCATAAGGTGCCGTTTTCATGATGGCTGGCGCGATCCGTTTGATCGCTTCATCGTTCAATTGTTTTGAATCTCTCACGCCAAGCGCCGCGATGTTGGCGATATGCGACCGATCAACGTAGGCAGCGGCGACGACGATCGGGCCGAAATAGTCTCCGGTGCCGACTTCATCCGAACCGATGGCGGAAAGCTTCGCGAGCCTATGTTCCAATGGGGGCGAGGTGCTCTCTCTCCTCTGTCGTTTGGCTGGGTCAGCTCCCTGCTCCCCCATCCATTTCGCCGCTTCTTGCTCCGCCGCTTTCCCTTGAAACAGCACTTTCCCCGAGCGGTAGGCGGTAATCGTGACATCCGGGCGCTTGACGGCGAACAACGCTCCGGGCGGAAGCCGGTCGGACAAGGCGTTTTCGTAGTGGGCGCGCAAGGCGGCAAGCAGCTGTTGGTCGGCTTGAATCACATAGTTTGACAACGTTCGCTCTCTCCTTTATCCTCTTTTGGGTCCCTTTGTGTCGCATCTTTCCATTATACCAGCGTTCGTGATATGATAAACAGTAGGATTTGGCGAAATGGGGGAGAAAGCTTGACAAAACAGCCAAAAACGCGGGTGAGCGTCCGCATCTACGGTCAAGACTATACGATCGTCGGCACGGAAAGCCCGGCCCATATCCGGCTTGTGGCGGCGTTCGTTGACGATAAAATGCACGAGTTCAGCGAAAGAAACCCGATGCTTGATGTACCGAGGCTGGCCGTGTTGACGGCCGTCAATATCGCCAACGAATATTTAAAGCTGAAGCAAGAGTACGATCGGCTTGCGGCTAAGCTGAAAGAGGAAAAGGATGGGGAAGACGATGATTGATGTCGTGCTTTTATTTGTCCTGCTGTTAGGCGCGATGATCGGACTGAAGCGCGGTTTTATTCTCCAATTTATCCATATGGCCGGGTTTCTCATCGCCTTTTTTGTCGCTTATAGGTACTATGAGCGGTTTGTGCCGACGCTGCGCCTCTGGATTCCGTATCCGACGTTCGGCGATCCGGAGACAGTAAAGCTGTTGTTTCAGAGCACGCATTTAGATGATGCGTATTACCGCGCGATTTCGTTCGCCCTTTTGTTTTTTGTGGTGAAAATCGTGCTCCAGATCATCGGTTCGATGCTCGATTTTGTTGCCCAGCTGCCGCTGCTGCGCAGCGTCAACCGCTTGGCGGGGGCCGCGCTCGGATTTGCGGAAGTGTATTTGCTCGTCTTTTTGCTTTTGTATATCGGTGCGCTCGTGCCGATTGACAGCGTTCAAGAGCAGCTGCAGCGTTCGCTCATGGCAACCGTGATTGTGAAACATACGCCGGTGTTGTCAGAGATGCTTGACAACTGGTGGATTCATGGCCGCGTCTAACGGAGCGCGGCCGCGGTGTTTTGGGAAAGGAAGGGGACGAGAATGAACGTCCATAAAAAAGAAGTCATCCGCCTGCTCGAAACGATCGCATTGTACATGGAGATCAAAGGGGAGAACCCGTTTAAGGTGAACGCGTTCCGCAAAGCGGCGAGCGCGTTGGAAGCGGACGAACGTAGCTTGTCGGAAATCGGCGATTTCACCGCCATTCCCGGCATCGGCAAAAGCACGGCAGCGATCATCACCGAGTTTGTCGAAACCGGTTCATCATCGGTGCTAGAGGAATTAAAGCGCGACATTCCGGAAACGCTGCTCGCCTTGCTTACGATCCCGGGGCTTGGCGGCAAAAAAATCGCCAAGCTGCATCAAGAGCTGGGCATTGTCGATATGGATGGATTGAAGGAAGCGTGCCTTGCGGGAAAAGTACGAGAGCTTCCCGGCTTCGGGGCGAAAACAGAAGAAAAGCTGCTGGCGGCGATTGAGGAAGCAGGCAAACGCCCCGAGCGGCTGCCGCTTGCCTGGGTGTTGCCGATGGCGGTTGATATCGAGCGCCAGCTTGCCGAAATGGATGGGGTGATCCGTTTTTCACGGGCCGGCAGTTTGCGGCGTTTGAAGGAAACGGTGAAAGATTTGGATTATGTGATCGCTACTGATCGCCCGTCCGAAGTGCGCGAAGCGCTCCTTCGTCTTTCGCGCATCCGCGAGGTGATCGCCGCCGGAGAAACGAAAGTGTCGCTTCTTTTTCAATACGATTATGAAGTGGCGGCTGATTTCCGGCTCGTCAGCACGGCCGAGTTTGCGACCGCGCTTCACCATTTTACCGGATCGAAAGAGCATAATGTGCGCATGCGCCAGCTCGCCAAAGAGCGCAGGGAAAAAATTAGCGAATACGGCGTCGAAGACCAAACGACAGGGGATGTGAAAACATTCCCTGATGAACCGGCGTTTTACGTCCACTTCGGGTTGCCGTACATTCCGCCTGAACTGCGCGAAGACGGTACGGAAGTCGAGCGGTATTCTTCGGATTATCCACTTGTCCATGTTGACGATATCCAAGGCGATTTGCATATGCATTCGGCGTGGAGCGACGGGGCGTGTTCGCTCGAGGAGCTGGCTGAGGCGTGTCGCCGCCGCGGCTACCGGTATATCGCCATTACCGACCATTCGCACTATTTGAAAGTCGCCAACGGTTTGACGCCGGAGCGGCTGCGGCGCCAGCGCGAGGAAATTGAACGGCTGAACGCGCGCTATTCCGATTTTACGATCTTAGCCGGCATCGAGATGGATATTTTGCCGGATGGGACGCTCGATTACGATGATGACGTGCTCAAGGAGCTCGATTTTGTCATCGCTGCCATTCACTCTGCGTTCAAACAGCCACGCGAGACGATCATGAAGCGGCTTGAAGCGGCGCTTTTCCACCCGTATGTCGATGTCATCGCCCATCCGACCGGCCGGCTGATCGGGCAGCGCGACGGCTATGACGTCGATATCGAGCGGCTGATCGAGCTGGCGGCGAAGACGAAAACGGTGCTCGAGCTCAACGCCAACCCGAACCGGCTCGATTTGTCGGCTGCTTATGTGAAAAAAGCGGAGGAAGCGGGGGCGTACATCGCCATCAACACGGACGCCCACCATTTGGACATGCTCGATGATATGGCGATTGGTGTGGCGACGGCAAGGAAAGGCTGGATCAAAAAAGAGACGGTCATCAACACATGGCCGCTTGAGAAACTGCAACAGTTTTTGCGCGCCAAACGAAAGAAATGAATCAGCTGGGGGTTAGATACGTGCAACAAAAAGTGCTTCACACCCTAGAATTCGATAAAGTGAAAGAGCAGTTGGTCGAGCATGCGTCATCCGCGCTCGGTTTAGAGAAAATCACCGCCCTTGTTCCGTCGTCCGACTTGGACGAAGTGGCGGTTTGGCTCGAAGAAACGGATGAAGCGGCCGCGGTGTTGCGGCTGCGCGGCTATGTGCCGCTTGATGGAGTCGTCAACATCCGTCCGCATTTGAAACGGGCGGCGATCGGCGGCATGTTAAGTCCGCTTGAGCTGCTCGAGGTGGCGGCGACGGCCGCGGCGAGCCGGCAAATAAAGCGGTTAATTGCCGACTTGCAGGAAGAGCATGGCGGGCTTATGCGGCTTGCCGGCTATGCCGATGAGCTTGCCGAAGTGCCGGCGCTGGAAGAGGACATCCGCCGCTCAATCGATGAGCATGGCGAGGTGTTGGACGCAGCGAGCGACCGTCTTCGTTCGCTCCGGGGGCAAATCCGGACGGCCGAAGCGCGCATCCGCGAAAAACTCGAAAGCATTATCCGCTCGCCATCGGCACAAAAGCGGCTGTCGGATGCGATCATTACGATCCGCAACGACCGGTACGTCATCCCAGTCAAGCAAGAATACCGCGGCGCTTACGGCGGCATTGTCCATGACCAGTCGGCGTCCGGGGCGACGCTGTTTATCGAGCCGCAGGCGGTTGTCGAGCTGAATAACGCGCTGCGCGAGGCGCGGGCGAAAGAAAAGCAAGAAATCGAACGCATTTTGCGCGAGCTCTCAGCCAAAGTGGCCGAACAGGCCGAACCGCTCGAGCGGGCGGTTGCGGCACTCGCTCATTTGGATTTCTTGTTTGCCAAAGCGAAATACGCGCGCCGGCTACAGGCGGCAAAACCGGCAGTTAACAATCGCGGTTACCTCCGCTTTTTGCAGGCGCGCCACCCGCTGCTCGACCAAGACAAAGCGGTGCCAAACGACATTGTATTGGGCGGTGATTATACGACAATTGTCATCACTGGGCCGAACACCGGCGGAAAAACGGTGACGTTAAAAACGGTTGGCTTGTTGACATTAATGGCGCAAGCCGGGCTGTTTATCCCGGCGTCCGACGGGTCGGAAGCGGCCGTGTTCCGCGCAGTGTACGCGGATATCGGCGATGAGCAGTCGATCGAACAAAGCTTGAGCACGTTCTCGTCCCATATGGTCAATATCGTCGACATTTTGCGCCACGTTGATGAGGAAAGCCTTGTGCTCTTTGATGAGCTCGGAGCGGGCACCGACCCGCAAGAAGGGGCGGCGCTTGCCATTGCTATTTTGGACGAGGTGCACGGGCGCGGGGCGCGGACGGTGGCGACGACGCATTATCCGGAGTTGAAAGCGTACGGCTACAACCGCCCCGGGGTGGTGAACGCGAGCGTTGAATTTGACACCGAAACGCTCCGCCCAACGTATAACTTGTTGATCGGCATCCCCGGCCGCAGCAACGCCTTTGACATCTCGCGCCGCTTAGGGCTCGATGAGCGGATCATCGAGCGGGCGAAGGCGCAAGTGAGTGCTGAAACCCATAGCGTGGAAAACATGATCGCTTCGCTCGAGCGAAGCAAAAAGCAAGCCGAGGAAGATGAGGCGCGGGCGCGCGTGGCGCTTGAGGAAGCCAAGCGGCTGCGCGCCGAGTGGGAACAGAAACTCGAAGAGCTGGAAGACGAAAAAGCAGAGCAGCTCGCCGAGGCGGCGCAAAAGGCGGCCGACATCATCCGTGCTGCCGAACGCGAGGCGGAACGGGTGATCCACGAGCTGCGCCGCCTGCAAAAAGAAAAGCAGGCGGAAGTGAAAGAGCACGAGCTTATCGCTGCGAAACAGCGGCTCGCTTCTGCTATGCCGACGGTGGAAAAACGGAAAAAGGCGAAAAAAACGGCGGCGCGCCATGCGTTCCAGCCGGGTGATGAAGTGAAAGTGACGAGCTTAAACCAAAAAGGGTATTTGATCGAAAAAGTGTCAGAGGACGAATGGCAAGTGCAGCTCGGTATTTTGAAAATGAAAATTCGCGAGCGCGACTTGGAGTATATCGGCAGCGCGCCGGCCAAAGAAGTGACACCGATTGCGACGGTGAAAGGCAAGGACGCCCACGTGAGCCTCGAGCTTGATTTGCGCGGCGAACGGTACGAAGATGCCCTCGTTCGGCTGGAAAAATATATTGATGACGCTGTACTTGCCGGCTATCCGCGCGTCTCGATCATCCACGGCAAAGGAACAGGCGCGCTTCGCCAAGGAGTGCAGCAGTTTTTAAAACAGCATCGGGCGGTAAAGAGCTTCCGGTTCGGCGCGGCGAATGAAGGCGGCACTGGGGTGACGGTCGTCGAACTGAAATGATAAGGGGAGAGAGTGATGACGCCGTTTTGGGAGCACGACATGGTGAGAACGGCGGCCAATTTCAGCGTCGCGGTGTTGTGCATCGTCGTGTTTTTGGCCGTGTTTGAGCTGGTGACGAGATACAAAAATTGGGAGGAAATCCGCAACGGTAATGTGGCGGTGGCGATGGCGACGGGCGGAAAGATTTTTGGCATCGCCAACATTTTTCGCTATGCGCTTGACCGCCATGAGTCGCTGTTATCGATGGTCGGCTGGGGCGTATATGGGTTTTTGCTTTTATTGGCGGCATACTTTATTTACGAGTTTTTGACGCCGAAGTTCAATATTGATGAGGAAATCGCCAACGACAACCGGGCGGTCGGCTTTATTTCGATGGTCATTTCTGTCGGCTTGTCGTTTGTGATCGGCGAAGGCATTCAGTAAAGGGGAACAAAGCGATGGACGCAGTAGTGAAAGGGCTGTTGATCATCGTCGGTCTACTGTTGGTCGGCGGCATTGTGTATATGGCGGTGCGCAACAGATCGATGGATGTGTTGGCGAAAATTTTGTTTGTCATCTGTGCCTGTTTTCTTTTGACGGGGTTGATGTATTGGTTTTGGTGACGCTGGATATAGTTCCAGCGTTCTTTTTTTGTGATGAAAAATTGAGAATAATAGAATAAAATAAGAGCAAGGGGGGATTGTGATGGAAAAGCGATGGCTCGCTCATTATCCGCCGTCCATTCCTGCTACGCTCGACTATCCAAAGAAAACGCTTTCTGGCTATTTGCGGGAGACGGCGGAACAATTCGGAGACCATGAGGCGATTGACTTTTTGGGCAAAACGATGACGTTTCGCGAGCTGTACGAGCAAGCATTGACATTCGCGCATTATTTGCGGACGATCGGATTGAAAAAAGGGGATCGGGTGGCGATTATGCTGCCGAACTGCCCGCAGGCGGTCATCAGCTACTACGGGACGCTCCTAGCCGGCGGCATCGTCGTGCAGACGAACCCGCTTTACACCGAGTATGAGCTTGAATACCAGCTGAACGACAGCGGCGCCTCGGTGCTCGTGACGATGGATCTTCTGTATCCAAAGGCGGAAAAGGTGAAAGGGAGGACGCCGGTCAAACATTGGATTGTCACGAGAATGCAAGATTATTTGCCCACGGTGAAGAAATGGCTGTATCCGCTTGTGCAGCGGAAGCAAAACATGCCCATCGTCCGCATCGCGGAAAGCGAAACCGTTCATCTGTTCCGCACGATCGTCAGTCAGAAGGAAACCGCTCCGATCGGGGTGGACATCGATCCGGTGGAAGATGTGGCGCTGCTGCAATATACAGGCGGCACGACGGGACATCCGAAAGCGGCCATGTTGACGCATCGCAACTTGATCGCCAATACGCTCATGTGTGCCCATTGGGTGTATAAATGCGAAAAAGGAAAAGAAACGGTGCTCGGTGTGCTTCCGTTTTTCCACGTGTACGGCATGACGACGGTGATGAATTTGTCCGTGATGATGGCGAGTAAAATGGTGCTGCTCCCGCGCTTTGATGTCAAGCAAACATTAAAAGCAATCGAGCGCACCCGGCCGACGATGTTCCCAGGCGCGCCGACGATGTACATCGCTTTGTTGAACCATCCGGATTTGCCGAAATATGATTTATCCTCGATCAACGTCTGCATCAGCGGCTCCGCTCCGCTGCCGGTCGAGGTGCAGGAGCAGTTTGAACGGGCGACGGGCGGAAAGTTGATTGAAGGCTATGGGTTAACCGAGGCGTCCCCTGTCACCCATAGCAACTTCCTTTGGGATGGCGAACGGGTGAAAGGAAGCATCGGCGTTCCGTGGCCGGATACGGACGCGAAAATCATTTCCTTGGAAACGGGTGAGGAAGCAAAGCCGGGAGAGCGTGGAGAACTCGTCGTGCGCGGGCCGCAAGTGATGAAAGGCTAC
Proteins encoded in this region:
- a CDS encoding CvpA family protein, which translates into the protein MIDVVLLFVLLLGAMIGLKRGFILQFIHMAGFLIAFFVAYRYYERFVPTLRLWIPYPTFGDPETVKLLFQSTHLDDAYYRAISFALLFFVVKIVLQIIGSMLDFVAQLPLLRSVNRLAGAALGFAEVYLLVFLLLYIGALVPIDSVQEQLQRSLMATVIVKHTPVLSEMLDNWWIHGRV
- a CDS encoding endonuclease MutS2 — protein: MQQKVLHTLEFDKVKEQLVEHASSALGLEKITALVPSSDLDEVAVWLEETDEAAAVLRLRGYVPLDGVVNIRPHLKRAAIGGMLSPLELLEVAATAAASRQIKRLIADLQEEHGGLMRLAGYADELAEVPALEEDIRRSIDEHGEVLDAASDRLRSLRGQIRTAEARIREKLESIIRSPSAQKRLSDAIITIRNDRYVIPVKQEYRGAYGGIVHDQSASGATLFIEPQAVVELNNALREARAKEKQEIERILRELSAKVAEQAEPLERAVAALAHLDFLFAKAKYARRLQAAKPAVNNRGYLRFLQARHPLLDQDKAVPNDIVLGGDYTTIVITGPNTGGKTVTLKTVGLLTLMAQAGLFIPASDGSEAAVFRAVYADIGDEQSIEQSLSTFSSHMVNIVDILRHVDEESLVLFDELGAGTDPQEGAALAIAILDEVHGRGARTVATTHYPELKAYGYNRPGVVNASVEFDTETLRPTYNLLIGIPGRSNAFDISRRLGLDERIIERAKAQVSAETHSVENMIASLERSKKQAEEDEARARVALEEAKRLRAEWEQKLEELEDEKAEQLAEAAQKAADIIRAAEREAERVIHELRRLQKEKQAEVKEHELIAAKQRLASAMPTVEKRKKAKKTAARHAFQPGDEVKVTSLNQKGYLIEKVSEDEWQVQLGILKMKIRERDLEYIGSAPAKEVTPIATVKGKDAHVSLELDLRGERYEDALVRLEKYIDDAVLAGYPRVSIIHGKGTGALRQGVQQFLKQHRAVKSFRFGAANEGGTGVTVVELK
- a CDS encoding type 1 glutamine amidotransferase domain-containing protein, giving the protein MTKRVLMVVTNHTTITDDHKTGLWLEEFAVPYLVFKEKGYDVKVASIKGGDVPLDPRSINEKDPSWAEAEAALKNTARLSKDDANGFDAIFLPGGHGTMFDFPDNETLQYVLQQFAEDGRIIAAVCHGPSGLVNATYKDGTPIVKGKTVTSFTDEEEREVELDVHMPFLLESTLRLRGANFVRGEKWTDFSVRDGNLITGQNPQSSRSTAEKVVAALEERA
- the zapA gene encoding cell division protein ZapA, with the translated sequence MTKQPKTRVSVRIYGQDYTIVGTESPAHIRLVAAFVDDKMHEFSERNPMLDVPRLAVLTAVNIANEYLKLKQEYDRLAAKLKEEKDGEDDD
- a CDS encoding DUF350 domain-containing protein, with translation MTPFWEHDMVRTAANFSVAVLCIVVFLAVFELVTRYKNWEEIRNGNVAVAMATGGKIFGIANIFRYALDRHESLLSMVGWGVYGFLLLLAAYFIYEFLTPKFNIDEEIANDNRAVGFISMVISVGLSFVIGEGIQ
- the polX gene encoding DNA polymerase/3'-5' exonuclease PolX, with the protein product MNVHKKEVIRLLETIALYMEIKGENPFKVNAFRKAASALEADERSLSEIGDFTAIPGIGKSTAAIITEFVETGSSSVLEELKRDIPETLLALLTIPGLGGKKIAKLHQELGIVDMDGLKEACLAGKVRELPGFGAKTEEKLLAAIEEAGKRPERLPLAWVLPMAVDIERQLAEMDGVIRFSRAGSLRRLKETVKDLDYVIATDRPSEVREALLRLSRIREVIAAGETKVSLLFQYDYEVAADFRLVSTAEFATALHHFTGSKEHNVRMRQLAKERREKISEYGVEDQTTGDVKTFPDEPAFYVHFGLPYIPPELREDGTEVERYSSDYPLVHVDDIQGDLHMHSAWSDGACSLEELAEACRRRGYRYIAITDHSHYLKVANGLTPERLRRQREEIERLNARYSDFTILAGIEMDILPDGTLDYDDDVLKELDFVIAAIHSAFKQPRETIMKRLEAALFHPYVDVIAHPTGRLIGQRDGYDVDIERLIELAAKTKTVLELNANPNRLDLSAAYVKKAEEAGAYIAINTDAHHLDMLDDMAIGVATARKGWIKKETVINTWPLEKLQQFLRAKRKK
- a CDS encoding long-chain-fatty-acid--CoA ligase, which translates into the protein MEKRWLAHYPPSIPATLDYPKKTLSGYLRETAEQFGDHEAIDFLGKTMTFRELYEQALTFAHYLRTIGLKKGDRVAIMLPNCPQAVISYYGTLLAGGIVVQTNPLYTEYELEYQLNDSGASVLVTMDLLYPKAEKVKGRTPVKHWIVTRMQDYLPTVKKWLYPLVQRKQNMPIVRIAESETVHLFRTIVSQKETAPIGVDIDPVEDVALLQYTGGTTGHPKAAMLTHRNLIANTLMCAHWVYKCEKGKETVLGVLPFFHVYGMTTVMNLSVMMASKMVLLPRFDVKQTLKAIERTRPTMFPGAPTMYIALLNHPDLPKYDLSSINVCISGSAPLPVEVQEQFERATGGKLIEGYGLTEASPVTHSNFLWDGERVKGSIGVPWPDTDAKIISLETGEEAKPGERGELVVRGPQVMKGYWNRPEETEQVLRDGWLYTGDIGYMDERGYFYIVDRKKDVIIAGGYNIYPREVEEALYEHPKVQEAAVIGVPDPYRGETVKAFVVLKPGEMCSEQELDAFMRQRLAAYKVPRIYEFRSELPKTTIGKILRRVLVEEEKKKLDKSAELPVK
- the rnhC gene encoding ribonuclease HIII, producing the protein MSNYVIQADQQLLAALRAHYENALSDRLPPGALFAVKRPDVTITAYRSGKVLFQGKAAEQEAAKWMGEQGADPAKRQRRESTSPPLEHRLAKLSAIGSDEVGTGDYFGPIVVAAAYVDRSHIANIAALGVRDSKQLNDEAIKRIAPAIMKTAPYAVTVLTNAEYNRWQRSGMPQTKMKALLHNRTLAKLVDAIAPIEPEAIIIDQFLERDSYFRYLAEEDCIVHERVHCLPKAESVHVAVAAASIIARYVFLEEMERLSRTTGFPLPKGAGAVVDEAAARIIRLRGEEMLETCAKLHFANTKKALAIAKRR